In one window of Kosmotoga pacifica DNA:
- the cysK gene encoding cysteine synthase A, which produces MNIASVVGNTPVVSLKSLDPTGNILLKLEKNNPGGSVKDRAVMGMLLYAKNRGELREGTTVVEPTSGNTGISIAMFSNRFNYKAILVMPESVSEERRRVMEELGAEVVLTSAAGGMKETVEKAQEIISNLKDAIMLDQFSNPGNPYFHELTTGPEIFKQCGYALDAFVAGIGTGGTITGAGRILKRLLPEIKIYGVEPEESPVLSGGKPGKHKIQGIGAGFIPAVLDRTLLDDVVTVSSDEAIELMRWLHKKEGLLVGISSGANVAAAYKLKKSGAAKRIVTVAPDHYERYLSVF; this is translated from the coding sequence ATGAACATCGCCTCAGTAGTCGGTAACACTCCTGTTGTGAGCCTGAAAAGCCTGGATCCAACGGGTAATATTCTTCTGAAATTGGAAAAGAACAACCCGGGCGGCAGTGTAAAAGACAGGGCTGTCATGGGAATGCTCCTATATGCGAAAAATAGAGGGGAGCTGAGAGAGGGAACCACTGTCGTTGAACCAACCAGTGGCAACACCGGAATTTCCATAGCCATGTTCTCAAACAGATTCAATTATAAGGCGATATTGGTTATGCCAGAAAGCGTCAGTGAAGAGCGGCGTAGGGTCATGGAAGAGCTAGGGGCTGAAGTCGTGCTTACAAGCGCGGCAGGAGGCATGAAAGAGACCGTTGAAAAAGCGCAGGAAATAATCTCTAATCTTAAAGATGCCATAATGCTCGATCAATTTTCGAATCCTGGTAATCCCTATTTTCATGAGCTCACCACTGGTCCAGAAATATTTAAGCAATGCGGTTATGCATTAGATGCCTTTGTGGCTGGCATAGGCACTGGTGGAACAATAACGGGTGCCGGTAGAATTTTAAAGAGATTGCTGCCGGAAATAAAGATTTATGGTGTAGAACCGGAGGAATCCCCTGTTCTTTCTGGGGGAAAACCGGGTAAACACAAAATTCAGGGTATTGGCGCGGGTTTCATTCCCGCTGTTCTTGATAGGACCCTTCTTGATGATGTAGTCACTGTTAGCTCTGACGAGGCTATTGAGCTAATGCGCTGGCTTCACAAAAAGGAAGGACTTCTGGTAGGAATATCTTCTGGCGCTAATGTTGCAGCAGCTTATAAGCTAAAAAAATCCGGCGCCGCAAAGAGGATTGTAACAGTGGCGCCGGATCATTACGAACGTTATCTGAGCGTCTTTTGA
- the cysE gene encoding serine O-acetyltransferase, with protein sequence MKKFTNEVKKLVLAVKRDLDEYLKKDPAARSRTHVALTSAGYHALFLYRISHMLWNLNLFWLAEILHYYTRVAYSIDIHPAAKLEAGVVIDHGIGTVIGSTASVGSGTLIYHGVTLGSRRVVSGKRHPDIGRDVIIGAGAKILGPIIIGDRARIGANSVVLEHVPEGQTYVGIPAKSSKKTTRKEVAL encoded by the coding sequence ATGAAGAAATTCACAAACGAGGTTAAAAAGCTTGTACTTGCGGTTAAAAGAGACCTTGATGAGTATCTGAAAAAGGATCCTGCGGCAAGATCTAGAACCCATGTGGCTTTAACTTCAGCGGGATATCATGCGCTCTTTCTATATAGAATATCGCACATGCTGTGGAATTTAAACCTTTTCTGGCTCGCTGAAATATTACATTATTATACTCGAGTTGCTTATAGTATAGACATTCACCCTGCAGCAAAACTTGAGGCTGGTGTTGTTATTGATCACGGGATAGGTACTGTGATAGGTTCAACGGCTTCTGTGGGTAGTGGCACACTGATATACCATGGGGTGACACTCGGAAGCCGAAGGGTAGTTTCAGGAAAAAGGCATCCCGATATAGGGAGAGATGTGATCATTGGTGCAGGTGCAAAGATACTTGGACCGATCATCATAGGTGATCGAGCGAGGATCGGAGCAAACAGCGTTGTCCTTGAACATGTACCGGAGGGACAGACATATGTTGGTATTCCTGCGAAGAGTTCAAAAAAAACAACTCGGAAGGAGGTAGCATTATGA